One genomic segment of Plasmodium vivax chromosome 9, whole genome shotgun sequence includes these proteins:
- a CDS encoding hypothetical protein, conserved (encoded by transcript PVX_091390A) codes for MGVAKQIFEHDQVRLLNIGSFAEALSSLGSVPSLKRFFFPKDGTNYNRVRHNCRTSSVLILRANEYLRKLIESISVVFWKGRKWKGTYWPSKWKWYHRHGYWATRKKLLSFDKYRPYRYHEVKGHGKPKLQFWQDHSYYRPLKQTTKFW; via the exons ATGGGCGTTGCGAAACAGATATTTGAGCATGACCAAGTGAGGCTTCTAAACATCGGCAGCTTTGCTGAAGCGCTATCATCCCTGGGCTCCGTCCCAAGCCTTAAAaggtttttcttccccaagGATGGCACGAACTACAACAGGGTGAGGCACAACTGCCGCACCAGCAGCGTCCTCATCCTTCGCGCCAATGAATACTTAAGAAAGTTAATCGAGTCAATATCGGTTGTGTTTTGGAAGGGCCGCAAATGGAAAG GCACGTACTGGCCAAGCAAATGGAAGTGGTACCACAGACACGGCTACTGGGCCACTCGAAAGAAGCTCCTCAGCTTCGACAAGTACAGGCCCTACAG GTATCACGAGGTCAAGGGGCACGGAAAGCCGAAGCTTCAGTTCTGGCAGGACCACTCCTACTACAGGCCCCTCAAGCAGACAACGAAGTTCTGGTGA
- a CDS encoding hypothetical protein (encoded by transcript PVX_091395A), with product MNLPLKIWSFLSCFTFVELCFIRNGFSLAISRGAPQVSGVADVPNGPVDLPPERKLNLGLRKYQYSSPPQEDADNEIQTEMNEDADELEDITNKANFPYAQSENGYIKHQENYDIPPWLAEMISLSNKSKRTLESLGVENLPDVDACRAVTNLKEQMLCILDALEDIKRVYQDAKDITSLTARVLAGGRLAVRALSRLKTLASAFENRQLIENPPRTGSACWEGITLGVTQLHRCTVAPLPHFTATP from the exons atgaatcttCCTCTTAAAATTTGGAGTTTTCTTTCTTGTTTTACGTTTGTAGAGTTGTGTTTCATTCGAAACGGCTTCAGCTTAGCGATAAGCAGAGGTGCGCCTCAGGTAAGTGGGGTCGCCGATGTGCCTAACG GCCCGGTGGACTTGCCCCCCGAACGGAAGCTCAACTTAGGGCTGCGCAAATACCAGTACAGTAGTCCCCCCCAGGAAGATGCCGACAATGAAATACAAACAGAAATGAACGAAGACGCGGACGAGCTGGAGGACATCACA AACAAGGCAAATTTCCCCTACGCGCAATCCGAGAACGGCTATATAAAGCACCAGGAGAATTAT GACATCCCCCCGTGGCTAGCTGAAATGATTAGCTTGTCCAACAAAAGCAAACGCACGCTAGAATCGCTAG GCGTTGAGAATCTGCCCGATGTTGACGCATGCAGAGCTGtaacaaatttgaaagaaCAAATGCTCTGCATACTTGATG cGCTGGAGGATATTAAGCGGGTCTACCAGGATG CAAAGGACATAACCTCCTTAACCGCGAGGGTCTTGGCGGGGGGAAG ACTAGCCGTTCGGGCCCTGTCTAGGCTGAAGACCCTGGCATCCGCGTTTGAAAATAGGCAGCTCAT AGAGAATCCACCTCGGACAGGTAGCGCCTGCTGGGAGGGAATAACCTTGGGCGTTACACAGCTACACCGCTGCACCGTTGCACCGCTACCCCACTTCACCGCCACACCTTAG
- a CDS encoding hypothetical protein, conserved (encoded by transcript PVX_091400A), which translates to MVEVDTVDEGDWAHAKTLDLEGDPFDYPDKTKQKSVKKKERENEKRETSSDDFYTFNDDLGDGNSQTRGKYLASSFSRVNGDAMNGSTEFANEYYLKKKRSEGRGHSNGGEYERGDTLEYEVGRKKGASRHAQLQFEKYTGETKEFSEVDSYPEVDMDAMLEGGEEQQEYAEEDEQQEYAEEDEQQEYAEEEYTYVEADVKEEYAEEGGDEYAEGAVEEYAEEAVEEYAEEAAEEYAEEAVDEYVDEAAEESADEATDEELPDVDGGANSMHHRERRKGRMRQAEVGGKKKKMPDEDKRGSTRDRKTTDTLEESEGNEEQVEEKIEIYNNEQIDEQVEIAHVKGKGRCMFTRKNLEAGKIIFVEKPLIIITPDLNEELWAHLNKLNNEESFELPLKWHYAALCTITTLNESDFRACIDKWIPEPDREADADVFNVLNKVCEKRFAKDGRLQYFFMKKRIDPKIYDRVIQVWHYNAFGHHTDNEGLVLYNRISMLAHSCNSTACWHYGSNDSFVLRARVKLAVGDELTISYLGDDDLYKSSNIRREKLTNWLFVCMCSRCTNPIDNSRGFKCSTCGVGTFFIKSEYHDEIPIATKCNICESEVSEAMAYEYIEYEKSYIERLQETDKTDIADALAVYVQAEKIFTQHWIMYQLYTILFEGYRDNCKWEKAIFYQTQRIKYAVDVIPRANYVLAWLYEELGEAHANSISTEILQSERDFTISYEEKKRICSHFLKSIHLLEILCGYSHDYLKDSLNKYYRIDSLTSTDAPQIEE; encoded by the exons atggtggaaGTTGACACAGTTGACGAGGGAGATTGGGCCCACGCGAAGACGCTCGACTTGGAAG GAGACCCGTTTGACTACCCCGATAAGACGAAACAAAAGAGTGTtaagaaaaaggaacgcgaaaatgaaaagcgaGAAACCAGCTCGGACGACTTCTACACATTCAATGATGACTTGGGGGATGGCAACAGTCAGACGAGAGGGAAATATCTCGCGAGCTCCTTTTCGCGAGTAAACGGAGACGCAATGAATGGAAGCACCGAGTTTGCGAATGAGTACTacctgaagaagaagaggagcgAGGGACGTGGACACTCCAACGGGGGGGAGTACGAACGTGGCGACACGCTCGAATATGAAGTCGGCCGCAAAAAGGGAGCCTCTCGGCACGCGCAACTCCAGTTTGAGAAATACACAGGCGAGACGAAGGAGTTCTCGGAGGTGGACTCCTACCCCGAGGTGGACATGGACGCCATGCTCGAGGGAGGGGAAGAGCAGCAAGAGTATGCAGAGGAGGATGAGCAGCAGGAGTATGCAGAGGAGGATGAGCAGCAGGAGTATGCAGAGGAGGAGTATACTTATGTTGAGGCGGACGTGAAGGAGGAATATGCTGAAGAGGGGGGTGACGAATACGCAGAGGGGGCGGTCGAAGAGTACGCAGAGGAAGCGGTCGAGGAATACGCAGAGGAAGCGGCCGAAGAGTACGCAGAGGAGGCGGTTGACGAATATGTAGACGAAGCGGCTGAAGAGTCCGCTGACGAAGCGACGGACGAGGAACTGCCCGACGTAGACGGAGGGGCGAACTCCATGCACCACCGCGAAAGGCGCAAGGGGCGCATGCGGCAAGCAGAAGtcggggggaagaagaaaaagatgcCGGACGAAGACAAACGAGGAAGCACCCGAGACCGAAAAACCACAGACACGCTGGAAGAGTCAGAAGGAAACGAAGAACAagtggaggagaaaatagaaatatataataatgagCAGATAGATGAGCAAGTAGAAATTGCACACgtcaaaggaaaagggaggtGCATGtttacaagaaaaaatttagaagcAGGGAAAATTATCTTTGTGGAAAAGCCGCTGATAATCATTACCCCCGATTTGAATGAAGAGCTATGGGCCCATTTAAATAAACTGAATAATGAGGAAAGCTTCGAGTTGCCTCTCAAGTGGCACTACGCTGCCTTATGCACCATCACGACCCTTAACGAGAGCGACTTTAGGGCCTGCATAGACAAATGGATTCCGGAACCCGATCGGGAGGCAGATGCGGATGTGTTCAACGTGCTGAATAAGGTGTGCGAAAAGAGGTTCGCAAAAGATGGGAGGctgcaatatttttttatgaagaaaaggatAGACCCCAAAATATATGACCGGGTCATACAGGTGTGGCACTACAACGCCTTCGGCCACCACACGGACAACGAGGGACTGGTTCTCTACAACC GCATTTCCATGCTCGCGCACAGCTGCAACTCGACTGCCTGCTGGCACTACGGGAGCAACGACAGCTTTGTCCTGCGCGCCAGAGTGAAGCTGGCGGTGGGCGACGAGCTGACCATCTCGTACCTCGGAGACGACGACTTGTACAAGTCCTCCAACA TAAGAAGAGAAAAGCTTACCAACTGGTTATTCGTCTGCATGTGCAGCAGATGCACGAACCCGATCGACAACTCCAGGGGGTTCAAGTGTTCCACGTGCGGCGTAG GGACCTTCTTCATCAAGAGCGAGTACCACGACGAAATCCCCATCGCGACGAAATGCAACATCTGCGAGTCGGAAGTATCAGAGGCAATGGCATACGAGTACATAGAATACGAGAAGAGCTACATCGAGAGGTTGCAAGAAACAGACAAAACAGACATTGCAGATGCATTGGCTGTCTACGTTCAggcggaaaaaatatttacgcAGCATTGGATTATGTACCAGCTGTATACCATTTTGTTTGAGGGGTATAGAGACAACTGCAAGTGGGAGAAGGCTATCTTCTATCAGACGCAGAGAATCAAATATGCCGTGGATGTGATTCCCAGGGCAAATTATGTGCTGGCTTGGCTGTATGAGGAACTGGGGGAGGCCCACGCGAACTCCATAAGCACTGAAATTTTGCAGTCGGAAAGGGACTTCACCATCTCGTATGAGGAGAA gAAGCGAATCTGCTCGCACTTCCTCAAGTCCATCCACCTGCTGGAAATCCTCTGCGGGTACTCCCACGACTACCTGAAGGATTCACTG AACAAATACTACCGCATCGACAGTTTAACGAGCACGGACGCCCCGCAAATCGAGGAGtag